Below is a genomic region from Homo sapiens chromosome X, GRCh38.p14 Primary Assembly.
GAGTGGGGCTACACATCACAGGGCTTCAACCTGCCAGCCACAGCTTTCAGCCTCTGGAGAATATGGGCATTGTGACCAGATACAGCCACCCTCATTTCCTCCATTGGGTCTCAGGCAGATGTAGGCCTTACTATGAGTAAATGTCCTCAGGTGTAGAGAGAACAGAGCCCTAGGCCCTTCTGGGAGTCGAAGTGTGAGTGTGGACTGAAGGCACCATTCCCCCaagcccccaacccccaccccaaataGAGGAAAAACAACGATGCTAGCCCTGTCTCTGCACTTAGCTCTGAAAGGCCTTGGCCAAGGGTTGCCAGGCTGAGACTTTATTTCTTTGCATCAGGTCTAAGGGAGGTGACAGCTTTGGTCTGAAGATGCAGCACCAGTTAGCAGAAGACAGGTTCCCAGAACTTAGATATAGATGAGATGAGGACTCTGAATTAAGATTGAGGTCCAACTAGCCCAGGACAGAGAGAGTTCCATAGAACTGTCAGCACTGCCATCCCGCCCAGCCCCCGGTAAGGATGGTAGGTTGAAGCAGTGCCTCATTTTTCTTTGGTGGATTCCAGGGAGCTTTGAAGTGTCAGCTTCAGAGCAGCACAGGAAGGAGGTCCCAGACCCTTCCAAGAGTAGATATGAAGATCCTGTATATGAATTGAGAGGGCCCTTGAACACAGAGGGAGTCTACACTGCCAACCTCTGCTGTCACCCAGTCAGCCCCAGGCAGGGTTGGCAACAAGAACCCAGTGGGTTCCTAGAGCAATGCCCTCAAGAAAACCAGCAGAAGTGGCTCTCTAAAAGCCAAGGTGGTACCTCCCTGCTGCAAGTACTCACAggatctcattctctctccttcagGTGCCACATCTCCTGCCTTTCTGCTCACTTTCCTGCCTGTTTTGCCTGACCACAGCCATCATGCCTCGGGGTCAGAAGAGTAAGCTCCGTGCTCGTGAGAAACGCCGCAAGGCGCGAGAGGAGACCCAGGGTCTCAAGGTTGCTCACGCCactgcagcagagaaagaggagtgcccctcctcctctcctgttTTAGGGGATACTCCCACAAGCTCCCCTGCTGCTGGCATTCCCCAGAAGCCTCAGGGAGCTCCACccaccaccactgctgctgcAGCTGTGTCATGTACCGAATCTGACGAAGGTGCCAAATGCCAAGGTGAGGAAAATGCAAGTTTCTCCCAGGCCACAACATCCACTGAGAGCTCAGTCAAAGATCCTGTAGCCTGGGAGGCAGGAATGCTGATGCACTTCATTCTACGTAAGTATAAAATGAGAGAGCCCATTATGAAGGCAGATATGCTGAAGGTTGTTGATGAAAAGTACAAGGATCACTTCACTGAGATCCTCAATGGAGCCTCTCGCCGCTTGGAGCTCGTCTTTGGCCTTGATTTGAAGGAAGACAACCCTAGTGGCCACACCTACACCCTCGTCAGTAAGCTAAACCTCACCAATGATGGAAACCTGAGCAATGATTGGGACTTTCCCAGGAATGGGCTTCTGATGCCTCTCCTGGGTGTGATCTTCTTAAAGGGCAACTCTGCCACCGAGGAAGAGATCTGGAAATTCATGAATGTGTTGGGAGCCTATGATGGAGAGGAGCACTTAATCTATGGGGAACCCCGTAAGTTCATCACCCAAGATCTGGTGCAGGAAAAATATCTGAAGTACGAGCAGGTGCCCAACAGTGATCCCCCACGCTATCAATTCCTATGGGGTCCGAGAGCCTATGCTGAAACCACCAAGATGAAAGTCCTCGAGTTTTTGGCCAAGATGAATGGTGCCACTCCCCGTGACTTCCCATCCCATTATGAAGAGGCTTTGAGAGATGAGGAAGAGAGAGCCCAAGTCCGATCCAGTGTTAGAGCCAGGCGTCGCACTACTGCCACGACTTTTAGAGCGCGTTCTAGAGCCCCATTCAGCAGGTCCTCCCACCCCATGTGAGAACTCAGGCAGATTGTTCACtttgtttttgtggcaagatGCCAACCTTTTGAAGTAGTGAGCAGCCAAGATATGGCTAGAGAGATCATCATATATATCTCCTTTGTGTTCCTGTTAAACATTAGTATCTttcaagtgtttttcttttaatagaatgTTTATTTAGAGTTGGGATCTATGTCTATGAGCGACATGGATCACACATTTATTGGTGCTGCCAGCTTTAAGCATATGAGTTTTgatattctatatttttcaaatccTTGAATCTTTTTTGggttgaagaagaagaaagcatagCTTTAGAATAGAGATTTTCTCAGAAATGTGTGAAAGAACCTCACACAACATAATTGGAGTCTTAAAATAGAGGAAGAGTAAGCAAAGCATgtcaagtttttgttttctgcattcagttttgtttttgtaaaatccaAAGATACATACCTGGTTGTTTTTAGCCTTTTCAAGAATGcagataaaataaatagtaataaattatattacttgTTCAGTGGCTCATTTATTCTCACCATAAATTGAGCATCTGCTCTTTGTAAGGCTCTGTGATAGTAGTGATTGTACTAAGTTAAAGAAGACCCTTCGCCTGCACACAGATTTTTAGTCTAAGGACAGTTATTATTTAAAGAAGATGGTGAGATACACTCtaacatgtacagatttttttttttttacatataaacactcatttaaaaaaaaaagaagtgagaatgGTGGGAGAAGGTTCAGACAAGAGCAGTCAAGTGTTAATTTCCTAGCCAAGGCACTTCGTGGTGTGGGACAATGCAAGTCCCTCGTTGGGAGGTCATTTTAAGTTAGCTCCATGGTGAACTGGATGAGGTTGTGATAATCATAAGAAGGTGCCAAACCCTCAGATCATGAGCCTTAGAGTTGAGAGATTAAGCCTGGAAAGGGAAACTGCCCTTAACAGTTACTTTGGGATTGTGGGTAAAGCAGAGAGAACCTGTGTCTGGAGGAGGAGTGGAAGAATACAGTGCTCTCGTCCCAGGGCAGTCAAACACAGTGCACAAACTAGTTGTTTTATGCACATTGTCTCCAGAAAGTGTTTGAGAAATAAGGGTTATACTTCCTTGAGGTGAGATGCCAAGAAGCCACTAAGCTAACACTGTTTTCCCTAAGCTTGTGCAGCCAGAGCCTACTCCATTAATTAGGTCTTCTCATATATAATTTCGCAAAACTCCAAGGTAGGGCTAGATTCATTGGTGACGaaataagtgaaaataagaatgtttttgTAGGAAGGGAATCTCAGAGGGAGGGGAGTCGTTGGTCCTTGACATAAACTCTATAAGCTTAGAGTTGAATTCTGATGAAGTCCCTGCTCCCATATTAAATAACATA
It encodes:
- the MAGEB1 gene encoding melanoma-associated antigen B1; its protein translation is MPRGQKSKLRAREKRRKAREETQGLKVAHATAAEKEECPSSSPVLGDTPTSSPAAGIPQKPQGAPPTTTAAAAVSCTESDEGAKCQGEENASFSQATTSTESSVKDPVAWEAGMLMHFILRKYKMREPIMKADMLKVVDEKYKDHFTEILNGASRRLELVFGLDLKEDNPSGHTYTLVSKLNLTNDGNLSNDWDFPRNGLLMPLLGVIFLKGNSATEEEIWKFMNVLGAYDGEEHLIYGEPRKFITQDLVQEKYLKYEQVPNSDPPRYQFLWGPRAYAETTKMKVLEFLAKMNGATPRDFPSHYEEALRDEEERAQVRSSVRARRRTTATTFRARSRAPFSRSSHPM